Genomic DNA from Haloplanus sp. HW8-1:
GCAGATCACCGACGAGTATCTCGCCGACCGGTTCAAGTGGCGCTACCTGAACGCCCCCTTCTACGTCGCCGCCATCGCGGTCGTCCTCTATGCCGTCTCGGGGTTCCTCCTCCCGCCCCTCGACGAGGTGACGACGCTCACGCTCACGGACCTCGCGGTGGCACTCACGGTGGGAACCTTGCTCGGCGTCCTCAGCACGCTCACCTTCGCCATCGCGGAGTCACGGTATCCGACCGGCGTCGATCCGGCCTAACGCTCCCGGACGACGACGAACTCCGCGAGGTCCTGGAGATAGTCGACCGCGTCGACCTCCTCGGTGTCGGCCGCCGCCAGTGCCGCCAGCGCCCGGTCCGACTCGCGGCGTGCCCGCTCGTTGGCCGCCTCGGGCGAGATGTCGGTCACCTGCACCAGTGACGGGCGGTCCATCTCCGCGTCCTGCCCCGTCGGCTTGCCGAGGTCGTCCGCGTCGGCAGTGGCGTCGAGCACGTCGTCGCGGATCTGGAAGGCGACGCCGACTCGTTCGGCGTAGTCGCCGAGCGATTCGACGGTGAAGGCGTCGGCGCCGCCCGCCACCGCACCTAGCTCCGCCGCCGCCCGAAAGAGAACCCCCGTCTTCCGGCGTGCGAGTTCCATGTACTCCGACTCGTTCGTCGGACGGGCGACCAGTTCCGTCGCCTCGCCCTCTCCGAGTTCGACCATCGCCTCGGCGACGATCCGCATGGCGCGTTCGTTCTCCGAGAAGAGCGCGAACGCCTCGCCGAGCAGGCCGTCGCTGGCGACGATGGCCGGCCCGTAGCCGAAGGCCTCCCACGCGCTCGGCGTGCCGCGGCGCACCGCCGAGCGGTCGATGATGTCGTCGATCACCAGCGACGCG
This window encodes:
- a CDS encoding polyprenyl synthetase family protein, which encodes MEYLDRRVGLVNDRLEALVEAVEPPELAAELEHVALAGGKRVRPAVTVLTCEAVGGSPADAVDFAVGVELVHNASLVIDDIIDRSAVRRGTPSAWEAFGYGPAIVASDGLLGEAFALFSENERAMRIVAEAMVELGEGEATELVARPTNESEYMELARRKTGVLFRAAAELGAVAGGADAFTVESLGDYAERVGVAFQIRDDVLDATADADDLGKPTGQDAEMDRPSLVQVTDISPEAANERARRESDRALAALAAADTEEVDAVDYLQDLAEFVVVRER